The Zingiber officinale cultivar Zhangliang chromosome 2A, Zo_v1.1, whole genome shotgun sequence genomic sequence TGTGGATTCTATCTCAACCTATGTGGGCTTTTGATATGCCAGAGGTCCAAGCAACAATTTTATCCCATGCAGCTTGTAGTTGTTTAGATATATTGATCCCTTTGCTTAATCATAATACGCTGTGCATCAGCTTCACTTTTGTTTGTTTTAAAGTTAAGGCATCTTTCCATTTCAGATCAGGTTACAAATGGAAAGTGCACTATTGTACTTGTTTTATTAAATTTGTATTATGTTTAGGACATGCAAAACTTAAATTGTTTCTATTCTGATATTTTAATGCTGATTGTATGCTCATCTTCAACTATTAATAAGCACATTATTTCTTTCTGGCAGAGGAACCAAAAATTGAAGCACTTTGTTTTAGAGGGAAAGAAGTTgaaggagaaatacttacagCTGTTGAAGTAATTCCTAAAAGTGACATTCAGCATCATATCTGGAACAAGTAcaagaaagagattaaatatcAATGGTATAATTCCGGTTCAAATTATTTGCATTTTACAAATTGATCCACAAGATTGTTAACTAATAACTTGATAACAGGTTTTATTCAAATGGAGATAGAGAGCAGAGGTCCTTTGAACCACTTGTATCTCAGGTGTCTTGCTCATATAAGGTGCGGTTTGAGGATATAGGCCGAAGTTTGAAATGTGAATGCACCATCACAGATGTGTTTGGAAGAACAAGCAATACTGTTTCAGCACAAACGTCTTCTATATCACCAGGTGTCTTTTTTACTCTTGGCGTTTATTAAAACTGACAGAAAAATTGCCTTCAAATTTGATATGCGTATACAATGATGCCTGAATCTATTATGCTGCTGCCTTTGACCTTGCACTATTAAAGTGATTGCTTGTAGCTCATATGCCATGACTTCAGTTTTGATGCCAAGTGATCTGGGAATAGTACCTCAGATGGCAAATAAATTTCTGAGATgagttaatttatatattttcattAACCCATAGTTTTGTTCAATTGTATTTCATACTTGTTTTAAGCACTGTCAGGAAAAAATATTATTCTTTTATTGGCAGATTTATtactatttagattttgaatatgACATTCAAAAACTCTTGATCATCTGCTTATTCCTCATTGTAACTAAATTTATTTCAACAAAATGAAATAATGTTATTTCTGCTACATGAGCACTACTTTGCTGTTTCTAGGGATACCCAAGATTGATAAGCTGGAAATTGAAGGAAGAGGCTACCACACAAATTTATATGCTGTTCGAGGTATTTATAGTGGGGGTAAAGAAGGCAAGAGCAGAATCCAGTGGCTTAGATCAATGGTTGGAAGTCCTGATTTAATCTCCATACCAGGTAAACCAAATATACTAAAGAAAATAATTGAGTTCCCTCTTTTCAAGGATCTGTTTGTttcattgaaaattattttatgaaaCATAACTTCTGTTTATTATGTTGTATTGGGTCAATGAAAAATGTTAGGAAGAGAACATCTTTAGCCAAGTGAAATATTTGCACTAATATTTTTcgaaaggaatttaaaattatttgactattttaattgtttttttatttgatttggttcaactAGTAATGATTTGAATCGTCCAGTTACAGAATTGTTGAATATTCAATTTGATTCCACCAGCTACTCAACCAGTTGTGTGAAAAAATGTCTACAAACTTTATATATATCTGGAATTGTTGAGGATTAAATGCTTATGGGATTTTCCAAAGTTGTTTCCCTCTGTGGAAGACGAGTACTATGTTGTAATTCTTCTTAGTTTACGAGAAGATTATGGAGTATTGGTCCTTGTTTTGTGACATTCGAGTGCAAGCGTAGCAGTAGGTGTTGTTTGCAATGCTGCTgaaatattctttatttttattttagtttttctttaatcATCTTTTTCATTTGAGCATCCCTCAATACAGGGGAGACAAGTAGGATGTACGAGGCCAATGTTGATGATGTAGGATACAGGCTGGTAGCAGTTTATACCCCGGTAAGGGAGGACGGAGTCGAGGGACAACCTGTTTCAGCATCAACAGATCCAATTTCAGTTGGTACGCCTTGTGCAGTTCAATAGAAACATCTTTTTATTTCATTGCCCATACTAACTAGTGTCAATTACAGTTAGTCTCTCAGCATGTCAATTATGCATTTGCTATTTAAATTTCAGCATaaatgttcttttattttattgctCATACTTCGATTACTAACATGCCGATTATGGTTAGCTGCTCAACATGTCCATTTTGCATTTGTTGTCTGCATTTCTCGTATTGAGAATAAATGACTTGGAGATTGTTCAATTAATGACCAGTAGAGGTAACTTTGATCCTTACTATCGTCACTACTTTGCATCATTTACACTTTCACCAAATTGCCTCTAAAAGAAAATCAACTGTATCCTTAGTATTGTCACTACTATGATGTCGAAACACAATGATGTCCGAACACGATGAACAATACGCAATTAGGGTTGAAGGAACAAAATTTCAGATGGACCCAACACTAATTAGGTACACTCCAGTCATGGGAAAGATGGATGAGACAAATGATAATGCGCTTTTAGCTGTAGATCAACTACTATGATTTGCAAGCTGATCTCCCAATGAACTGAAAATGACTTGCTCTCTTATGCCTGTGATGTTAATGTTAACACAAATAGAAAATATGTAGATGATTGTTTATCATGGCAAATTGAGAAAATATCTGAGAGATGAATTGGGAAGGAATCAGACGAGGATCAAAGTGAATCTGATAGGAGATTCAAAAAATAATATCCTTTGATCCTGTGGAAGTTGAACCTTTCTTTACATGCAATTATTGCTTGTGGGACACTGGAGTCTTGTTTCTAACATCCAGCATCAGACCTTAATATGTGATTTGAGGTATCTTTTTTCTATAACTTATTTATTCTATACACAAACCCATCGATATTATCATAATCTTTTTTTGATTCTTTTAATAtgtaaaacaacaacaataagcTTTTCTTCTGGGAATGACAAGAGCGTTCAATTCTGGCCAAGTTGCTATTCTCATCATATGCTGAAATAATCTCTTTCCATTTGCAGAGCCTGATATTTATAAAGAAGTGAAGCAGAAACTGGAACTAGGATCTGTGAAATTTGAGGTACTGAGTGTCATATTTCACTCCTGAAAATTGTCTTATTTCCCTCAATTGTTTTCTCAATTAATACGTTGCATGCAATCATTTGGCACAATAGCAGATTGAGTTCTGAATTAACTGTTCATAACAATTAACTAAGCAATGGAAAAAACATGAGAAAACACTGCAAGATGCCTTGCTTGGTTCATTTTCCATGATGCGATCAGCAATACTTCTCAAGTCATGGTATGACTTGCTTAGAGATTTGTTTTTGGAGAAGTGATACAAAAAAGGCAGATTTTTTGACTTGCCTGTTTCATTTTTTCCTTTATAAAAATAATCTTCAGCATACATGTAAAAGGCATCTCAAACAACTTTCAAGTACTGCAATTCGCACATTACGAATCTGTTTTGTGGACATTTTGCTTTGTTTGAAGTTGACTTGCTTCATGTCTACTCGAAACAGGTACTTTGTGAGAAAGACAGGCCTGCAAAGGAGGTAATTGCTCACTTCTAGAGCCCTACTAATGATCATCTTCCTTGGCTAACTGTTCTTTCATCAAATTGTCACTCACAGGCTCCAGGTGCAGGAAATCTTGAAAGAAGAATTCTAGAAGTCAACAGAAAAAGGGTCAAAGTTGTTAAACCTGGTTCTAAGACTTCATTTCCGAATACCGAAATTCGTGGAACCTATGCCCCTCCTTTTCATGTAAGTTCTCTACGGCAAAGTTGACGGCACGTTTTAGCAATGCCTGTGCAAACTCATTGATACGAGTCAAGTTTCTGGATTATTTACCCTACTAGAACTGATAATTGACTGTATGTTAAACTAAGCAAATGATGAACACACTTCTGTTTATGGTTTACAATCTCATCATTCTTTTGTAGGTTGAGCTATACCGGAACGACCCGCACCGATTCAAGATTGTAGTAGACAGCGACAATGAAATGGATTTGATGGTGCAAACTAAACACTCGTGTGATATCATTGTCCTCGTGATAAGAGGCTTCGCCCAGCGATTCAACAGCACTTCCCTAAATTCACTTCTGAAGATAGAAACTTGATTGTCGCGGCCTCAAACTAATTTCATCGTACGGTGGTGATCTTGTTGCCTAAGGTTGTTGCGGGTTGTGAGCATCCATTGGCATTGTGATTTTAGCTGTAGGGTTTGGATCTTGTGTATGATTGATCTATTTGTCTGTGGGTGCTTCGATCCAAGGGATGTGTTTTCTTTAGCAAGAACTTGCTTTTGCTAATGATGTGTGTATATAGAATGTCTAGCAATGGAAGATCATGTTCGTGAAGATTTTAAATGAATTATGCCATTTGAAAACTATAATTAGTTTCGTATCGGTTGTGCATCGATCAACTTAATGTGTACCCGACTTTTTCAATTGGATAGTTGCGGCAAACATAGCTCGGCCATTGATAGTGAATTGGTTTGTAGTGAGCAATTTCTTCAAGTGATATGTGGCTTGGATCATGCTAGTCGTTCCAAGTTTGTGAAATCCATATGACATGCCTCGTTGCGTTCACCCTCTTTTGAACTAGAACATGTTTGTCTCCTCTACATTCAACATGAGTAGCATGTGAAACTTCGCGTACCTTAGCATTTGTCTCCCATTTTCCTCGCCTCATTGCGTTCGCCTTCTTTTGAACTAGAACATGTTTGTCTCCTCGACATTCAACATGAGTAGCATGTGAAACTTGGTGCACCTTAGCATTATGTTTGTCTCCTCTACATTCAACATGAGTAGCATGTGAAACTTCGCGCACCTTAGCATTTGTCTCCCATTTTCCTCGCCTGCGACTCGCGGCTACTTTCGTCTTCCATCTCTCTTTTGAACTACTTTCCCGCCAACAGAACTCACATGAGATAGTGATTGCAAAAATTACGAAAATGCCCCTTACCTGCTAACTGCGATTAGCCCGTTAATTAACAACAAACTATAATACATAACTCACATGAGACGGTGATTGCATAAATTACGAAAATGCCCCTTACCTGCTGACTGCGATTAGCCTGTTAATTAACACCAAACTATAATTAATCTCACTTAATTGATGAACCTAATTAAAATAAACGACTCCATTCCAGTTCATTCGGCCACAATCTACCTCCCTATTAATTGGTGAGAAAATCACGTGGGACCCACGTGTTGATAATTCAGGTGGAGGTGGGTATACGTGTGACGATGAGgtggtatatttatttatttattcgttCGTGAgattaaatttttctaaaaattaaaaaatatataaaaaaatatgctTAGATATAAATCCTGAATTTGTGTGCAAAATTTTTActtttgtattttaaaaatattttctaaaacgtttttttaaattttttataaatatcagtttttaaaattattttattttgacaaTAAAAGATTGTAgagaatctttttttttaaaaaaacttagacgTTATAGTTTCTGAAAAAACTTAAAACCCCCCACCTTAATTGCATAATTAAAGACTAATATAACCGCTTAATCCATCCCCTCCCTTTAATTAATCTTCTTGTGTTCCGTCCTTTTCCATTTCgcctcctttcctttctttgCCCTTCGAATCCGATTCCAAATCCCTTCTCCGGCGGAATCCATGGTAGCGGCGCTCTAGATCCGATCACCTCCCCGCTTCCGGCGCCAGCGATGAAGCGGAGCAAGAGCAGGGACTCCCTCCTCACTCGGCGCCGGAAGTTCTTGCTCTTCGTCCTTGCCGCCGCCCTGCTCTACTTCCTCTTCATCGCGTTCAAGTTTCGCCTTTTCCTAGACGTCGGCCTAGAACTTCCGCTAGATGATGTCAGGAGTGGACTGCATGGCTCGTCCTACCTCGGCGCCGCTCAAGAACGGAAGTTGGAGGATGGCCGGAACTTGGACGCCCCTCGGAAGCCACTAGAACACGATGCCCTCTACCGCGGCTCCGACCAGGCGATTCGCGAAGGGTATGGTCGTATCAGCGGTGGAGTGATGCGGCAGTACATGCGGGGCAGGGGTCGGCAGCGAAGAGGGAATTTCTCGGAGTTGGAAAGAATGGCGCAGGAAGCGTGGGCGGTGGGACTCAAGGCTTGGGAGGAGGCTGATAACTACCACCCCAGCGATGGCTTGAAAAACACCGCCGTAATTGAAGGTAACCCGGCATCTTCTTGCCCACCGTCGATGTCGATGAGTGGAGATGTGGACGCGGCGAGCAGCGAGCAGGTGCTGTTTCTCCCCTGCGGGTTGGCGGTGGGATCGTCGTTCACGGTGGTGGGCACGCCGCACACCGCCCATAAAGAGTATGTGTCTCAGCTCGGGCGACCAGGAGAAGAGAATGGAACTGTCCTGGTGTCCCAGTTCATGGTAGAGCTTCTGGGGCTCAAGTCAGTGGAAAATGAAGACCCGCCCAAGATTCTTCATTTCAATCCGAGGCTGAAGGGTGACTGGAGTGAAAAGCCGGTCATTGAGCACAATACCTGCTACCGTATGCAGTGGGGAAGAGCACATCGCTGCAATGGCGATGCTTATAAGGACGATGATGAAACTGGTAATGCTTTATAGCTTGTATCTTGCTCTCTGTTTTACAATGATACGATTATTTTGGCGGTATCGAGTCATCTTGTGAGATGCACTTTTGCCTGCACAAGAATATATTTTCTGTTGTGagcttcctttccttttaatgatTCACTAAGAGAGTTATTGAATGATTTTATCAGATATAGCTTCACACCTGATACAGTTTTACCTGTCCAAAACTTTGTTTTTTTGGTTCATATTCATATGGGTATTTTCCAGCATTTTGTTTGTTCTGTGCTTatagtattttatttttcttcaacTTAAATGTTTTGAGTTTCTAAGTCAGAGGACTATGACTAGTTAATTTTGCCATGAAAGGACATTGTATTATTGTTTTCTAGTTATGATGTTTGGTGTTGATTTGGTTAATAACACAAGTATGAAATTTTCATCTTTCCCTCCAAAGTTATGATTTATTTGTTGAGGATGTTATCAAAAGTTACTATTAACCATGATTTCTTACTACAATCACGCACAGTGTCTAAGCACTGACAATTTAAGATCCTGCACGTCCTCCTGTGGAAAATTATAGTAGTCCTTAAAGATTATAATTCCTCTAGTGTTGTTACAATCAGCATTTATGATACTTTACATTTTGGAAAAAAAACATACCTTTGTTTGTCATTGCTATAACTCAGTCCATGATTCATGTCATGTTGCACTTTCTAAATATTGTTGTGGTTAGGCATACTCCTTATTTCTTTTGGCTAAGATCTGCAATGCTCACTTATTGTTTTGTAGTCGATGATTTTGTCAAATGTGAAAGTTGGGAGCATGAGGATATTACTAACCTGAAAGAACCAAAAACAATTTCATGGTTGAAGAGATTCATTGGACGTGCGAAGAAGCCAGAAATGAGATGGCCTTTCCCATTCACAGAGGGTAAGCTTTTTGTTCTAACAATTCAGGCTGGGATTGAAGGATACCATATTTATGTTGGTGGCCGACATATTTCTTCTTTCCCATATAGGACGGTATGCACCTCTGGTCTTTCTTCTTTTATCTTTGAAGTTATTATTTCCACTTGTAATTTTGGCACAAGATTTGAAGGAACTAGCGCTGCAAATATGCTTGTTTCTTGAATTGGATCAATTCCTCTAGTGCATTCTATTTATGAGATTTATCCATCTTGTGTGTACTGGTAACAGGGATTTGCCCTCGAAGATGCAACTGGTTTAACAGCTAAGGGAGACGTTGACGTGCACTCAGTATATGCAACTTCTCTTCCAACTATTCATCCTAGCTTCTCTGTTCAACAAGTATTAGTTATGTCAGAGAGATGGAAGGCCCCTCCATTGCTACAAAGCTCTGTTGAACTTTTCATTGGTATATTGTCAGCATCAAATCACTTTTCTGAACGTATGGCTATAAGGAAAACCTGGATGCAATATCCTGCAATAAGAACATCAACTGTGGTAGCCCGCTTCTTTGTTGCACTGGTAAGTTGTTGCTTTCCTCAGAATTTGTGCATGCTTTTGAAATACACTCTCAATCTAACCTTATACAAGTGAACTAATCGTCGTTTAGACAATTTTGCTTTCACCTACTATTCTACTAAGAGGCTGAGAAAATGGTTAAATGTACTTTCTTAACATTGCATTCCAAACTATAATGTGTACAAGAGATACAAACCAATAATATGGCTCTACCCTTCCATTGTTTTCCTTAAGATTCTGCTGAAGCCTCAACTAAGTGTGTTTAAATAAATGAAAATTGTTCTGTTGTGTAAGATTCTATAGGCTTGTCACTTAATTAAATGGCAGCTTCTTGTACCAAATTCAAGCATTATGGTTTCCTCATTTTACTTTTCTTTGTTTATTTCTTCTTTGAACCTGTTGATTCAGAATTGACTATATTAATCTCAGTTAGGCTCTGCACTTTTTGCTCAGTACTTTCTAGCAAATTTTGTTATGCCCGTCATTTTCTCAGAAGAAATGAGGTCTTTCATCATAATATTTGTCATTGATCTCTAGCAGTTCATCACATGTTTCATTGCTCTTTAATTTTAATGTATTACAAATAAGTGTTTCATGATCATTTCTCATAAGAGTTCAAAACCACCTCATAGGATCTATGACAACTAGATGTTATATACATTACAGACATTGTTGTTGTATAGAAATTGGTGAAGTTTTTAGTCACCAACGAATAGAGATCTACTAAAAGAGGAATTTCACTATGTTAAGCCCATTCCTTTTTGGAGCGATTGCGTTCTTCAGTTGCTCGACTTATCCAACTAAAAACACATTTATGAATGATGCATCATTGTTTTGACAAGGATTATTgatcttgtatatttttttaaaataatttttttctgatACCTTGTATGGAAAATTGCATCATCAGAGTCCAAGGAAGGAGGTAAATGCAGCATTGAAGAAAGAAGCTGAGTATTTTGGAGATGTTGTGATTTTGCCATTTATGGACCACTATGATTTAGTGGTTCTAAAAACAATAGCAATTTGTGAGTTTGGAGTAAGTTGAAACCCTTCTCTCTTTATAACATCATGTATCGAGTTTGCGTAGAAGATGCTATATATTATAAAGTTTTAATTCATCTATCCTCGTCGTGTAGGTCCAGAATTTGACAACACGATATATCATGAAATGTGATGACGATACATTCGTTAGGGTGGATGTCATCGTGAGAAGACTTAAAGGGGTTGCTCCTCATGCATCTCTTTACATGGGTAACCTAAACATCTTGCATAGACCACTTCGAAGTGGAAAATGGGCAGTTACATTTGAGGTAAGCGAACTGAATATCTGTAATTACTTCTTTCCCCTTCATTGCCAATATTTGTGCAGTATGTTCTCTTTGTGTGTGTGCGCGCGCGTGTTTTACTGAAAAAGTCCACTGTCAAAATGTCGTCTAAAAGTTATTGAAATCGAATCAACTCAAGCGATTCTGATTATGCATTGCAGGAATGGCCAGAAGAG encodes the following:
- the LOC122044304 gene encoding 187-kDa microtubule-associated protein AIR9-like, with product MPAQPELGKFRAEVMWRARATEKLKLKAAQIEAVASKAASGARLGDPRRGRQRSRGPALTVRPRQSEHGSESLNIDPKKLLGSYTPVRSDALVGELKLSEPSDIILPEEPKIEALCFRGKEVEGEILTAVEVIPKSDIQHHIWNKYKKEIKYQWFYSNGDREQRSFEPLVSQVSCSYKVRFEDIGRSLKCECTITDVFGRTSNTVSAQTSSISPGIPKIDKLEIEGRGYHTNLYAVRGIYSGGKEGKSRIQWLRSMVGSPDLISIPGETSRMYEANVDDVGYRLVAVYTPVREDGVEGQPVSASTDPISVEPDIYKEVKQKLELGSVKFEVLCEKDRPAKEAPGAGNLERRILEVNRKRVKVVKPGSKTSFPNTEIRGTYAPPFHVELYRNDPHRFKIVVDSDNEMDLMVQTKHSCDIIVLVIRGFAQRFNSTSLNSLLKIET
- the LOC122043441 gene encoding hydroxyproline O-galactosyltransferase GALT2-like, coding for MKRSKSRDSLLTRRRKFLLFVLAAALLYFLFIAFKFRLFLDVGLELPLDDVRSGLHGSSYLGAAQERKLEDGRNLDAPRKPLEHDALYRGSDQAIREGYGRISGGVMRQYMRGRGRQRRGNFSELERMAQEAWAVGLKAWEEADNYHPSDGLKNTAVIEGNPASSCPPSMSMSGDVDAASSEQVLFLPCGLAVGSSFTVVGTPHTAHKEYVSQLGRPGEENGTVLVSQFMVELLGLKSVENEDPPKILHFNPRLKGDWSEKPVIEHNTCYRMQWGRAHRCNGDAYKDDDETVDDFVKCESWEHEDITNLKEPKTISWLKRFIGRAKKPEMRWPFPFTEGKLFVLTIQAGIEGYHIYVGGRHISSFPYRTGFALEDATGLTAKGDVDVHSVYATSLPTIHPSFSVQQVLVMSERWKAPPLLQSSVELFIGILSASNHFSERMAIRKTWMQYPAIRTSTVVARFFVALSPRKEVNAALKKEAEYFGDVVILPFMDHYDLVVLKTIAICEFGVQNLTTRYIMKCDDDTFVRVDVIVRRLKGVAPHASLYMGNLNILHRPLRSGKWAVTFEEWPEEVYPPYANGPGYIISNDIARFVVSQHANQSLRLFKMEDVSMGMWVEELNTTTYIQYSHSWRFCQYGCIENYYTAHYQSPRQMLCLWEKLSRGVAQCCNFR